One Labilithrix sp. DNA window includes the following coding sequences:
- a CDS encoding FkbM family methyltransferase, protein MEERDLEKLGFANMLETLSLEARGVVYAGAHRGEHVPELREAGYEHMLLVEPNADDFAHLQTFTSAHVRCVQVALTDREGPLDYWAAPGRFAVLNSILEPDEEHFSNLFARASPTEGEVRFEKRTVQGTTLDALLATDDAPYNLFYLNVQGAVLPALKGSSKVLSRFDVVVCEAELVSRYRNAPLFAELEPWMKAHGFMLSGLSRSEDAENDFGMACFLRIRR, encoded by the coding sequence ATGGAAGAGCGGGATCTAGAGAAGCTCGGCTTCGCGAACATGCTCGAGACCCTGTCGCTCGAAGCGCGCGGCGTCGTCTACGCGGGCGCACATCGCGGTGAGCACGTCCCCGAGCTACGGGAGGCCGGCTACGAGCACATGCTCCTCGTGGAGCCCAACGCCGACGACTTCGCGCACCTCCAGACCTTCACGAGCGCGCACGTGCGGTGCGTGCAAGTCGCGCTCACCGATCGCGAGGGGCCGCTCGACTACTGGGCGGCGCCGGGTCGTTTTGCGGTCCTCAACTCGATCCTCGAGCCGGACGAGGAGCACTTCTCGAACCTCTTCGCCCGCGCGAGCCCGACGGAGGGCGAGGTCCGGTTCGAGAAGCGCACGGTGCAGGGCACGACGCTCGACGCGCTGCTCGCCACCGACGACGCCCCCTACAACCTGTTCTACCTGAACGTGCAGGGCGCGGTGCTGCCGGCGCTCAAGGGATCGAGCAAGGTCCTCTCTCGATTCGACGTCGTCGTATGCGAAGCGGAGCTCGTCTCGCGCTATCGGAACGCGCCGCTGTTCGCCGAGCTGGAGCCGTGGATGAAGGCGCACGGCTTCATGCTCAGCGGGCTCTCGCGCAGCGAGGACGCCGAGAACGACTTCGGCATGGCGTGTTTCCTCCGCATCCGGAGGTGA
- a CDS encoding iron-containing alcohol dehydrogenase produces the protein MSLVTWSFPTTVVFGTGAIKALPEHVKRAGGRRVLVVADPGVTKAGIADRVRANLEGGGIAAKVFDKVDPNPVEQNVVDGVAAYREHGADLVVSVGGGAPLDTGKLIALKTTHERPLHEYDDAIGGDAHITANVPPIINVPTTAGTGSEVGRSGVVTLAATGRKTVIFSPHLMAKAAILDPELTVSMPGRVTAATGFDALTHCIEAYLSVGDHPMADGIALMGIELSAKHLPRAVEAGSDLAARGAMMKAAMMGAVAFQKGLGVCHSLAHPLSSEKNLHHGLANALCLPAVVDFNNAAVPERVERVRRLVDLTATSLSNALRTLREKVGLPGGLGAEGVTKADIPKLADKAMEDACHRSNPRPCERTDMVKLYELSL, from the coding sequence ATGTCCCTCGTCACCTGGAGCTTCCCCACCACCGTCGTCTTCGGCACGGGCGCGATCAAGGCGCTCCCCGAACATGTGAAGCGCGCGGGCGGAAGGCGCGTCCTCGTCGTCGCGGATCCCGGCGTCACGAAGGCGGGCATCGCCGACCGCGTGCGCGCCAACCTCGAGGGCGGGGGCATCGCGGCGAAGGTCTTCGACAAGGTCGATCCGAACCCGGTCGAGCAGAACGTCGTCGACGGCGTCGCGGCGTACCGCGAGCACGGCGCCGACCTCGTCGTCTCCGTCGGCGGCGGCGCGCCGCTCGACACCGGCAAGCTCATCGCGCTGAAGACGACACACGAGCGTCCGCTCCACGAGTACGACGACGCGATCGGCGGCGACGCGCACATCACCGCGAACGTCCCGCCGATCATCAACGTCCCCACCACCGCCGGCACCGGGAGCGAGGTCGGCCGCTCCGGCGTCGTCACCCTCGCCGCGACGGGGCGGAAGACCGTGATCTTCAGCCCGCACCTGATGGCGAAGGCGGCGATCCTCGATCCGGAGCTCACCGTCTCGATGCCGGGGCGCGTGACGGCGGCGACGGGCTTCGACGCGCTCACGCACTGCATCGAGGCGTACCTCTCGGTCGGCGATCACCCGATGGCGGACGGCATCGCGCTGATGGGCATCGAGCTCTCTGCGAAGCACCTGCCGCGCGCGGTGGAGGCCGGCAGCGATCTCGCGGCGCGCGGCGCGATGATGAAGGCGGCGATGATGGGCGCGGTCGCGTTCCAGAAGGGGCTCGGCGTCTGCCACTCGCTCGCGCACCCGCTCTCGAGCGAGAAGAACCTCCATCACGGGCTCGCGAACGCGCTCTGCCTCCCCGCCGTCGTCGACTTCAACAACGCGGCCGTCCCCGAGCGCGTCGAGCGCGTGCGGCGCCTCGTCGACCTCACCGCGACGAGCCTCTCGAACGCGCTCCGCACGCTGCGCGAGAAGGTCGGCCTCCCCGGCGGCCTCGGCGCGGAGGGCGTGACGAAGGCGGACATCCCGAAGCTCGCCGACAAGGCGATGGAGGACGCCTGCCATCGCAGTAACCCGCGTCCGTGCGAGCGCACGGACATGGTGAAGCTCTACGAGCTGTCGCTCTGA
- a CDS encoding NAD(P)-dependent oxidoreductase — protein sequence MKRALVTGGSGFLGSLMTKRLSDDGWHVVNIDLEPDAQELPNLTSIQGDIRDRDLMEQTFAKHDFDVVFHLAAILAHGKVDQEHLWTSNVDGTKRVVEMAEKHGVRRVVFTSSNCLWAEGFNRPVTEDDAPNPVEVYGVSKWEGEKALLGATKTNAVVVRCPTIIDAGRLGLLSILFEFIDDDKRLYVVGDGSNRYQFIYAQDLINALLRAAEYGNTALFGIGSKDVKSLREVYGYVIDKAGSKSKIASLPKGLTIPAMKLAHKLKVSPLGPYHYKMIAESFSFDISKITRELDWTPTLTNEEMLYRAYQYYSDNRNDIAARTNVSAHKQSAKMGVIRLLKWVS from the coding sequence ATGAAACGCGCCCTCGTGACGGGAGGCTCCGGCTTCCTCGGCAGCTTGATGACGAAGCGGCTGAGCGACGACGGGTGGCACGTCGTCAACATCGACCTCGAGCCCGACGCGCAGGAGCTGCCGAACCTCACCTCGATCCAGGGCGACATCCGCGACCGGGACCTGATGGAGCAGACGTTCGCGAAGCACGACTTCGACGTCGTCTTCCACCTCGCGGCGATCCTCGCGCACGGCAAGGTCGATCAGGAGCACCTCTGGACCTCCAACGTCGACGGCACGAAGCGGGTCGTCGAGATGGCGGAGAAGCACGGCGTGCGCCGCGTCGTCTTCACGTCGTCGAACTGCCTCTGGGCGGAGGGCTTCAATCGCCCCGTCACGGAGGACGACGCGCCGAACCCGGTCGAGGTGTACGGCGTCTCGAAGTGGGAGGGCGAGAAGGCGCTCCTCGGCGCGACGAAGACGAACGCGGTCGTCGTCCGCTGCCCCACCATCATCGACGCGGGTCGCCTCGGCCTCCTCTCGATCCTGTTCGAGTTCATCGACGACGACAAGCGCCTCTACGTCGTCGGCGACGGCTCGAACCGCTACCAGTTCATCTACGCGCAGGACCTCATCAACGCGCTCCTCCGCGCGGCCGAGTACGGGAACACCGCGCTCTTCGGCATCGGCTCGAAGGACGTGAAGTCGCTCCGCGAGGTGTACGGCTACGTCATCGACAAGGCGGGGTCGAAGTCGAAGATCGCGTCGCTCCCGAAGGGCCTGACGATCCCGGCGATGAAGCTCGCGCACAAGCTGAAGGTGAGCCCGCTCGGCCCGTACCACTACAAGATGATCGCGGAGAGCTTCTCCTTCGACATCTCCAAGATCACGCGCGAGCTCGACTGGACGCCGACGCTGACGAACGAGGAGATGCTCTACCGCGCGTACCAGTACTACTCCGACAACCGGAACGACATCGCCGCCCGCACCAACGTCTCCGCGCACAAACAGAGCGCGAAGATGGGCGTCATTCGCCTGCTGAAGTGGGTGTCCTGA
- a CDS encoding NAD(P)/FAD-dependent oxidoreductase — MTSGLPVAILGAGPAGLTAAYALSKKGIPVTVLEADPEYVGGISRTAKYKGYHFDIGGHRFFSKSKEIEDLWTEILPDDMLDRPRSSRIFYNGQFFAYPLKGAEALVKLGPIEAAHCVLSYAKARAFPTPKPTNLEDWVTNEFGSRLYRIFFKTYTEKVWGMPCNEISADWAAQRIKGLSLSGAIKHALVPQRKPKNQADKKGVIKTLIDTFRYPRKGPGMLWEACAEKVKGLGGTVEMGCRAESLDYSADRGSWKIGFTRKDGTTGELEARAVISSAPLREVANALAPKLSAEATKAANALKYRDFITVVLILEDKNLFDDNWIYIHDPNVKVGRIQNFKSWSPEMIPDPKMACYGLEYFCFENDGLWSMKDEDLVKLATKELAKIGLAKESDVTDGCVVRQVKAYPVYDDDYTKNVETVRSEMEQRFPTLYPVGRNGMHKYNNQDHAMMTALLTAENIAAGSRVYDVWEVNQDAEYHEAGKAGAETTIGTSGIRAVPTRVVNRTEGA; from the coding sequence AGTACAAGGGCTACCACTTCGACATCGGCGGCCATCGCTTCTTCTCGAAGTCGAAGGAGATCGAGGACCTCTGGACCGAGATCCTCCCCGACGACATGCTCGACCGCCCGCGGTCGTCGCGCATCTTCTACAACGGTCAGTTCTTCGCCTACCCGCTCAAGGGCGCGGAGGCGCTCGTGAAGCTCGGCCCGATCGAGGCCGCGCACTGCGTCCTCTCCTACGCGAAGGCGCGCGCGTTCCCGACGCCGAAGCCTACCAACCTCGAGGACTGGGTCACGAACGAGTTCGGCTCGCGGCTCTATCGGATCTTCTTCAAGACCTACACCGAGAAGGTCTGGGGGATGCCTTGCAACGAGATCAGCGCCGACTGGGCGGCGCAGCGCATCAAGGGCCTCTCGCTCTCCGGCGCGATCAAGCACGCGCTCGTCCCGCAGAGGAAGCCGAAGAACCAGGCCGACAAGAAGGGCGTCATCAAGACGCTCATCGACACCTTCCGCTACCCGCGCAAGGGCCCGGGCATGCTCTGGGAGGCGTGCGCGGAGAAGGTGAAGGGCCTCGGCGGGACCGTCGAGATGGGCTGCCGCGCCGAGTCGCTCGACTACAGCGCGGACCGCGGGAGCTGGAAGATCGGCTTCACGCGCAAGGACGGCACCACCGGCGAGCTCGAAGCGCGCGCCGTGATCTCCTCCGCCCCGCTCCGCGAGGTCGCGAACGCGCTCGCGCCGAAGCTCTCCGCGGAGGCGACGAAGGCGGCGAACGCGCTGAAGTACCGCGACTTCATCACCGTCGTGCTCATCCTCGAGGACAAGAACCTCTTCGACGACAACTGGATCTACATCCACGACCCGAACGTGAAGGTCGGGCGCATCCAGAACTTCAAGTCGTGGTCGCCGGAGATGATCCCGGATCCGAAGATGGCCTGCTACGGCCTCGAGTACTTCTGCTTCGAGAACGACGGCCTCTGGTCGATGAAGGACGAGGACCTCGTGAAGCTCGCGACGAAGGAGCTCGCGAAGATCGGCCTCGCGAAGGAGAGCGACGTCACGGACGGCTGCGTCGTCCGCCAGGTGAAGGCGTACCCCGTCTACGACGACGACTACACGAAGAACGTCGAGACGGTGCGGAGCGAGATGGAGCAGAGGTTCCCCACGCTCTACCCGGTCGGGCGCAACGGCATGCACAAGTACAACAACCAGGACCACGCGATGATGACCGCGCTCTTGACGGCGGAGAACATCGCGGCCGGCTCGCGCGTGTACGACGTCTGGGAGGTGAACCAGGACGCCGAGTACCACGAGGCCGGGAAGGCCGGCGCCGAGACCACGATCGGCACCTCCGGGATCCGCGCGGTCCCGACCCGCGTCGTGAACCGCACCGAAGGCGCGTGA